A portion of the Acidobacteriota bacterium genome contains these proteins:
- a CDS encoding YdcF family protein, with product MSSTRRPRIWLAMFAAIAAAALAWVSAIFWLVSRQASRDESQHADAIVVFGAAEYAGHPSPIYRARLDHAYTLFKSGFAPLIITSGGAADDPNFTEGGVGRDYLVSRGVPDGAVIAETQSADTSESASRIANIFRTNRLHTCLAVSDGYHMFRVKRMLESEGVIAYASPRPDSRLTGHWQRTKVKLREVMSYTAWKLGF from the coding sequence ATGTCGAGCACTCGTAGGCCTCGAATTTGGTTGGCTATGTTCGCGGCGATTGCAGCTGCGGCTCTGGCTTGGGTCTCAGCGATTTTTTGGCTCGTCAGTCGGCAGGCGAGCCGGGATGAATCGCAGCACGCCGATGCCATTGTTGTATTTGGCGCAGCCGAGTACGCGGGGCATCCCTCGCCGATCTATCGCGCTCGGCTGGATCATGCATACACGTTGTTCAAGAGTGGATTTGCTCCACTGATCATTACCAGCGGAGGCGCGGCTGATGATCCCAATTTCACTGAGGGAGGCGTTGGAAGAGACTACCTTGTCTCCCGAGGCGTACCGGACGGAGCGGTGATCGCGGAAACACAAAGTGCTGACACGAGCGAATCGGCGTCGCGCATCGCCAACATCTTCCGAACGAACCGACTGCACACGTGTTTGGCCGTGAGTGATGGTTATCACATGTTCCGAGTGAAGCGAATGTTAGAAAGTGAAGGCGTGATTGCCTATGCATCGCCGCGGCCGGACTCCCGTCTAACCGGTCATTGGCAGCGGACCAAGGTTAAGTTGCGAGAAGTGATGAGTTACACGGCGTGGAAGTTAGGCTTTTAG
- a CDS encoding Ku protein: MAASVWTGYLTFGLISMPVRLFSGARSNHVSFHMLHRDDHVRVKQQLVCPEEDKVIGRDEIVKGYEFRKGEYVIIEPEELKKIEPKTAKAMEILEFVKADDIDPIYFESSYYLMPEEAGKRPYALLQKALEDSKHVAIAKLAMHNREYTVFLRPHNGGMMLHTMYYQDEIRHIEDFGKSDVEIKDSELKVAHQLVNALAADWEPKKYYDTFEANVKELIKAHLEGKHVVGVEKPKKAAPVVDLMDALKQSLAQMEGKKKGPQRAIDYQRENQVRISDEPQPSKKAVRKRKSA, encoded by the coding sequence ATGGCTGCTTCGGTTTGGACTGGATATCTGACATTTGGCCTCATTTCGATGCCAGTGCGCCTGTTTTCTGGCGCGCGCTCCAATCATGTTTCCTTTCATATGCTTCATCGTGACGATCATGTTCGAGTGAAGCAGCAGCTCGTCTGTCCAGAGGAGGACAAAGTGATCGGCCGAGACGAGATCGTGAAGGGCTATGAGTTCCGCAAGGGCGAATACGTGATTATCGAGCCGGAAGAGCTGAAGAAGATCGAGCCTAAAACGGCAAAAGCCATGGAGATCCTGGAATTTGTGAAGGCCGACGATATCGATCCCATTTACTTTGAGTCTTCCTATTACCTAATGCCTGAAGAAGCGGGCAAGCGGCCATATGCGCTGCTGCAGAAGGCTCTCGAGGACAGCAAGCATGTGGCGATCGCAAAGCTCGCAATGCACAACCGCGAGTACACAGTATTTTTGCGTCCGCATAATGGCGGCATGATGCTGCACACCATGTATTATCAGGACGAAATTCGTCACATTGAGGATTTCGGCAAAAGCGACGTCGAGATCAAGGACTCAGAGTTAAAGGTCGCGCATCAACTTGTGAATGCGCTCGCCGCAGACTGGGAGCCGAAGAAGTACTACGATACCTTCGAAGCGAATGTGAAAGAACTGATCAAGGCGCACCTCGAAGGCAAGCACGTGGTGGGAGTGGAGAAGCCGAAGAAGGCAGCGCCGGTAGTCGATCTGATGGACGCGCTCAAACAGAGCCTCGCACAGATGGAAGGCAAGAAAAAGGGGCCGCAGCGTGCTATCGATTATCAGCGTGAGAATCAGGTTCGTATTAGCGACGAACCGCAGCCTTCAAAGAAGGCCGTACGGAAGAGAAAGAGCGCGTAG
- a CDS encoding threonylcarbamoyl-AMP synthase, with product MPAELLKINSSQPEQKLVSYAAERIRQGQVLGMPTDTFYGLAADPVNLRAVERIYEIKSRSRHKPLSLLVESVDQAEELSRNVPEVFHELADRYWPGPLTMIVKASSRLPLKVTANTGNVALRVPSAAIPVAIIREIGFPITATSANLLGASECTTAECVRDQMGDRISIIVNGGPTERDTPTTIVDLSGDPTQWQIIREGAVPAEEISQILWH from the coding sequence TTGCCGGCAGAACTCCTGAAGATCAACAGCAGCCAGCCGGAACAAAAGCTTGTAAGTTACGCTGCGGAGCGCATTCGCCAGGGACAAGTATTGGGCATGCCAACCGACACCTTTTATGGCCTCGCCGCCGATCCGGTGAACCTGCGCGCGGTGGAGCGGATTTACGAGATCAAGAGCCGCTCGCGCCACAAGCCGCTGTCGTTGCTGGTGGAGAGCGTTGATCAGGCAGAGGAACTTTCGCGGAATGTTCCCGAGGTGTTTCATGAACTCGCTGATAGGTACTGGCCCGGACCTCTAACGATGATCGTGAAGGCGAGCTCGCGTTTGCCGCTGAAAGTTACTGCCAATACGGGAAACGTAGCCCTGCGCGTGCCTTCGGCTGCGATTCCGGTGGCCATTATCCGGGAGATTGGATTTCCCATTACGGCGACTTCAGCCAATCTGCTCGGGGCATCAGAATGCACGACTGCGGAGTGCGTCCGTGATCAGATGGGTGACCGCATTTCGATCATCGTGAACGGCGGACCCACGGAGCGCGATACGCCAACGACGATCGTCGATTTGAGCGGCGATCCGACGCAATGGCAGATTATCCGTGAAGGCGCGGTTCCTGCAGAAGAGATTTCACAAATCCTCTGGCATTGA
- a CDS encoding S9 family peptidase, with protein sequence MHSISQVMKPPATAKQVVEETLHGFTIRDEFRYLEDANDPETQRFVQEQDAWTRSLLDPFAGRDAIHARLEQLLSIGVLGAPQIGGNYYFHTKRVGRQNQAVLYVREGLKGADRALVDVNTLSASGTTALDWWYPTHDGKYVCFGTSENGSEISDLQVIETATANLMPLKIQRTRAASVAWKHDNSGFFYTRYPKAGEVPAGEEVYHRKVFYHSLRDPGDGSQDRLVFFYDKDPQAWPNVTISDDDCWLLISVSQGWTRVNLFLQDLRADAAPLEITEGKEFLYGGDIYRGSIYLTSNEDAPRFRLFKADASRPAREHWREIIPQSPGPRDAVLQGAHVIGGKLLVNYEIDVTAEIKVFDLEGKHLADVAMPGLGSLGGVGGNYDSDEAFFDFQSFTVPTTVYRVDMKSSSAEVSLWESLRAAIDCQQYVVTQVFYSSRDGTQIPMFIVHGPHAKLDGKNPTWLSGYGGFNVSNSPTFRASVYLWLEHGGVFALANIRGGSEYGEEWHRAGMRERKQNVFDDFIAAAEYLIAEKYTNSQRLAIQGGSNGGLLVGAALTQRPDLFRAVICQVPLLDMLRYQNFQIAKLWIPEYGSAEDPQQFRWLYTYSPYHRVKAGIQYPAVLFMTADTDTRVDPMHAKKMTALLQTQASNGQSAERPILLRLDLKAGHGAGKPVSKQIDELTDMFSFLFWQLEVKDIG encoded by the coding sequence ATGCATTCGATATCTCAGGTGATGAAACCTCCCGCGACCGCGAAACAGGTCGTCGAGGAAACCCTGCATGGGTTCACGATTCGGGATGAGTTCCGGTATTTGGAAGATGCGAACGATCCTGAGACACAGCGGTTTGTCCAGGAGCAGGACGCGTGGACTCGCAGCCTGCTCGATCCGTTTGCTGGGCGCGACGCGATCCACGCGCGTCTGGAACAACTGCTCAGCATCGGTGTGCTTGGGGCGCCACAGATTGGGGGGAACTACTACTTCCATACAAAGCGTGTTGGCAGACAGAACCAGGCCGTGTTGTACGTTCGCGAAGGGCTGAAGGGCGCTGATCGGGCCTTGGTGGACGTGAATACCTTGAGCGCGTCTGGAACAACAGCGTTGGACTGGTGGTATCCGACTCACGATGGGAAGTATGTCTGCTTCGGAACATCAGAGAATGGATCCGAGATCAGTGATCTGCAGGTAATTGAAACGGCTACCGCAAATCTGATGCCCTTGAAGATCCAGCGCACGCGAGCCGCGAGCGTTGCCTGGAAGCACGATAACTCTGGATTCTTCTACACGCGTTATCCCAAGGCGGGAGAGGTTCCAGCGGGCGAGGAGGTTTACCACCGCAAGGTTTTCTATCACTCTTTGAGGGATCCAGGCGACGGCTCGCAAGACAGGCTGGTCTTCTTCTATGACAAGGATCCGCAGGCGTGGCCTAACGTCACCATCTCTGACGATGATTGCTGGCTGCTTATCTCAGTGAGCCAGGGCTGGACGCGAGTGAACTTGTTTCTACAGGATCTGCGAGCTGATGCTGCTCCGCTTGAGATTACAGAAGGCAAGGAGTTTCTTTACGGAGGCGACATCTATCGCGGATCGATTTACCTGACCAGCAATGAAGACGCTCCTCGCTTTCGCTTATTCAAAGCCGATGCCAGCAGACCGGCGCGAGAGCATTGGCGCGAGATTATTCCGCAAAGCCCTGGCCCACGCGATGCCGTTCTTCAAGGCGCTCACGTGATTGGCGGGAAACTGCTGGTCAATTACGAAATTGACGTGACGGCAGAGATCAAAGTATTTGATCTCGAGGGAAAGCATTTGGCGGACGTGGCGATGCCTGGATTGGGCTCGCTCGGTGGAGTGGGCGGGAACTACGACAGCGATGAAGCCTTTTTCGATTTTCAGTCGTTTACCGTGCCTACAACTGTGTACCGCGTTGACATGAAATCATCGTCAGCAGAGGTCTCATTATGGGAATCGTTGCGTGCAGCGATTGATTGTCAGCAATACGTCGTCACCCAGGTTTTCTATTCCTCCAGGGACGGAACCCAGATTCCGATGTTCATCGTTCACGGCCCCCATGCGAAACTCGACGGTAAGAACCCGACGTGGCTCAGCGGATACGGAGGTTTCAACGTCAGCAACTCGCCGACGTTTCGCGCCTCGGTGTACCTGTGGCTGGAGCACGGAGGCGTCTTCGCCTTGGCCAACATTCGCGGCGGCTCCGAATATGGCGAAGAGTGGCACCGAGCGGGCATGCGCGAGCGCAAACAGAATGTCTTTGATGACTTCATCGCCGCTGCCGAGTATTTGATCGCGGAAAAATACACGAATTCGCAGCGGCTGGCGATTCAGGGTGGCAGCAACGGCGGCTTGCTGGTAGGCGCCGCTCTTACGCAGCGTCCAGATCTGTTTCGCGCTGTGATCTGCCAGGTTCCTTTGCTTGACATGCTGCGGTACCAGAATTTCCAGATCGCGAAACTGTGGATTCCGGAGTATGGATCGGCAGAAGATCCTCAGCAGTTCCGGTGGCTTTACACGTATTCGCCATATCACCGCGTGAAGGCCGGAATTCAATATCCGGCCGTATTGTTCATGACGGCCGACACCGATACACGTGTGGATCCGATGCATGCGAAGAAGATGACGGCGCTGCTGCAGACGCAGGCTTCGAATGGCCAAAGCGCGGAACGTCCAATCTTGCTGCGGCTCGATCTGAAGGCGGGGCATGGAGCGGGGAAACCAGTCTCGAAACAAATAGATGAGCTGACGGACATGTTTTCTTTTTTGTTTTGGCAGCTAGAGGTGAAGGATATCGGGTGA
- a CDS encoding RNA methyltransferase produces the protein MRTLTSTRLRPITSAQNALVKELRQAFSQGQAINGLCAVEGIRLIEEAIRSRLKIQTLFIRESAKPKAQRVLDQLSKHADALLLPDRVFDNAVLTEHPQGLAALVQVSEYSLQSLFAGQSTLLVVAAAIQDPGNFGTLVRSAEAFGASGVIGIAETVNHWNPKTVRASAGSVFRLPVLKTSAPELLAELRSRQIRALALVAPHNDGNSGDGRSPRSPLRLRDADLASPCALFIGNEGAGIPRELFAQMDQFVAIPQARVESLNAGVAASIALYEAQSQRSAVR, from the coding sequence ATGCGTACACTTACGTCAACCCGGCTGCGCCCCATAACCAGCGCCCAGAATGCTCTCGTGAAAGAGCTGCGCCAGGCCTTCAGCCAAGGCCAGGCCATTAATGGACTTTGCGCGGTCGAAGGCATTCGGTTGATTGAAGAGGCGATCCGCAGCCGGCTCAAGATCCAGACATTGTTCATCCGTGAATCCGCGAAGCCGAAAGCGCAGCGAGTCCTCGACCAGCTCTCAAAGCATGCCGATGCTCTTCTCCTCCCGGATCGCGTCTTCGACAACGCGGTCCTCACCGAACATCCCCAAGGCTTGGCCGCGCTGGTGCAGGTATCCGAATACTCTTTGCAATCTCTATTTGCAGGGCAGTCCACGCTCCTGGTCGTTGCAGCGGCTATTCAGGATCCCGGCAATTTCGGAACCCTTGTCCGTTCCGCCGAAGCCTTCGGAGCCAGCGGCGTCATCGGGATCGCAGAAACTGTGAACCATTGGAATCCGAAGACGGTAAGAGCCTCCGCCGGATCGGTGTTCCGATTGCCTGTACTCAAGACAAGCGCTCCGGAATTGCTAGCTGAGCTTCGCAGTCGACAGATACGGGCTCTAGCTTTAGTGGCTCCGCACAATGACGGCAACTCCGGTGACGGCAGGAGCCCGCGCTCACCACTTCGGCTCCGGGATGCGGATCTCGCGAGCCCCTGCGCTCTCTTTATCGGCAACGAAGGGGCTGGGATCCCTAGAGAACTGTTCGCACAAATGGACCAATTTGTCGCAATTCCTCAAGCACGAGTCGAGTCTCTGAACGCTGGGGTTGCCGCCTCAATCGCTCTCTACGAAGCTCAAAGTCAGCGGAGCGCCGTGCGATGA
- a CDS encoding tRNA 2-thiouridine(34) synthase MnmA, giving the protein MSKPTIAVAMSGGVDSSTVAAMLRSDGHPVVGLTMQLWNQRRLAGRVGMPEDVQGRCCSIEDVYDARHVAEHLGIPYYVVNHQERFERDVVRPFVDEYLSGRTPIPCSLCNNHLKFDELLITAQQIGADLLATGHYARVEYSAERGRWLLLRGRDLSKDQSYFLFGLTQDQLSRTLFPLGNMSKPEVRDLAHQHGLALAEKPDSQEICFIPGGDYKRFIDAYLHEQGEELPDTSGELVTISGEVIGTHAGIHNFTVGQRKGLGVATGSPLYVIELRGDKQQVIVGGDHDLRSRTLRAHRLNWIAFDTLEGCIRLKAKIRHRHEPAEAEVRMDGNRAAVTFDEPQRAITPGQAVVFYDDNLVIGGGWIC; this is encoded by the coding sequence ATGTCTAAGCCAACCATCGCCGTAGCTATGTCCGGAGGCGTGGATTCGTCCACAGTGGCAGCCATGCTGCGCTCTGATGGGCATCCAGTGGTCGGCCTGACGATGCAGCTCTGGAATCAGCGAAGACTCGCTGGACGTGTGGGGATGCCGGAGGATGTGCAAGGCCGATGCTGCTCAATCGAGGACGTTTACGACGCTCGCCATGTAGCCGAGCATCTTGGTATTCCGTACTATGTAGTGAACCATCAGGAGCGGTTCGAGCGCGACGTCGTTCGTCCGTTTGTTGACGAATATCTCTCTGGCCGTACTCCGATTCCGTGCAGTCTCTGCAACAATCACTTGAAGTTTGACGAGCTCCTTATTACGGCCCAGCAAATTGGTGCCGACTTGCTTGCGACTGGACATTATGCGCGCGTTGAATATTCCGCAGAGCGCGGCCGATGGCTTCTGCTGCGCGGTCGAGACTTAAGCAAGGATCAGAGTTATTTCCTCTTTGGACTGACGCAAGACCAGCTCAGCCGCACGCTTTTCCCGTTAGGAAACATGTCGAAGCCGGAAGTTCGCGACCTGGCCCACCAACATGGTCTGGCGCTTGCCGAGAAGCCCGACTCGCAGGAGATTTGCTTTATTCCGGGCGGTGACTACAAGCGATTTATCGACGCTTACCTCCACGAGCAAGGCGAGGAGCTGCCGGATACCTCAGGCGAATTGGTGACGATATCCGGCGAAGTGATCGGTACCCACGCTGGCATCCACAACTTCACGGTAGGACAGCGCAAGGGCTTGGGCGTCGCAACCGGGTCGCCGCTTTATGTGATCGAGCTGCGCGGGGACAAGCAACAAGTCATTGTCGGAGGAGACCACGATCTGCGCTCGCGAACTCTGCGCGCTCATCGCTTGAATTGGATTGCCTTCGACACTCTTGAGGGTTGCATCCGCTTGAAGGCCAAAATTCGCCATCGTCACGAGCCGGCAGAAGCGGAGGTCAGAATGGACGGAAACCGCGCGGCGGTCACTTTTGACGAACCGCAAAGAGCTATTACTCCGGGACAGGCGGTTGTCTTTTACGACGACAATCTTGTGATCGGCGGCGGCTGGATCTGCTGA
- a CDS encoding dihydroorotase: protein MKTKLLLILFFGIFTASAFSQQYDMLIRNGKIVDGSGNPWFYGDLGIIGDRIAFVGHAAPEVKAKRTVDASGLIVAPGFIDMLGQSEENLLIDKRAISKLTQGITTEITGEGESVAPFVKFDLAERKDYFEHFHLTVDWDSLDQYFNRLAKQHAAINLATYVGAGQVRKKVLGMVNRAPTADELKDMEEFVGDAMLDGAMGISTALIYAPSSYAQTDELIALAKVASKYGGIYATHMRNEGDEEMLALDEAFRISREASIPVEIFHLKVSGKQNWGKMQQVISKIEDARAHGIDVTADQYPYVASATSLGALIPPKYHEGGSNALVARLKDPKTKEAIRQELESGKGYENMWRGVGGPEGVMLVSTIVPELKQYEGRTVADVARMQRKGPFDTVCDLLIQSKDGIVAAYFSMQENDVRLAMQQPWLSVGTDYGAVAPDGLLGESKSHPRAYGSFTRILGKYVREEHLLRLEDAIRKFTCLPAQRVRLDHRGLLREDYFADITIFDPAKVLDVGTFESPNRPSVGIEYVFVNGTLALEHEKATGQYGGRPLRGPAYQARGIAPEGLAPRGSVRGFVSDTEGWPLPRTKVVLTDASGTDVGSTISGREGKYEIPLQQPCENCSLMASRPGFAAQKRSLTYNGSNPLWFGFALERTH from the coding sequence ATGAAAACTAAACTTCTGCTGATTCTCTTCTTCGGAATCTTCACCGCTTCAGCCTTCTCTCAACAGTACGACATGCTCATTCGCAACGGCAAAATCGTCGATGGCAGCGGCAATCCATGGTTTTACGGAGATCTTGGAATTATCGGTGATCGCATCGCCTTCGTTGGACACGCCGCTCCCGAGGTAAAAGCCAAGCGCACGGTTGATGCTAGTGGCCTGATTGTTGCTCCAGGATTCATCGACATGCTTGGGCAATCCGAGGAGAATCTGCTGATCGACAAACGAGCGATCAGCAAGCTTACGCAGGGCATTACGACGGAGATCACGGGTGAAGGTGAGTCCGTTGCTCCATTTGTGAAGTTTGACTTGGCCGAGCGAAAAGATTATTTCGAGCATTTTCATTTGACCGTCGACTGGGACAGCCTTGATCAATACTTCAATCGGCTTGCCAAGCAGCACGCGGCGATTAATCTGGCGACCTATGTTGGGGCAGGTCAAGTACGCAAGAAGGTGTTGGGCATGGTCAATCGCGCACCCACAGCTGACGAATTGAAGGACATGGAAGAGTTTGTCGGCGATGCCATGCTTGATGGAGCCATGGGAATTTCCACCGCATTGATCTATGCGCCTTCGAGCTATGCGCAAACAGACGAGCTGATTGCGCTCGCGAAAGTGGCTTCTAAGTACGGGGGCATCTACGCGACGCATATGCGCAACGAGGGCGACGAGGAAATGCTGGCCCTCGATGAAGCATTCCGGATCTCCCGTGAGGCAAGTATCCCGGTTGAAATTTTCCACTTGAAGGTCTCGGGAAAACAAAACTGGGGAAAGATGCAACAAGTCATCTCCAAAATTGAGGATGCGCGCGCGCATGGGATAGACGTAACGGCAGATCAGTATCCCTATGTCGCCTCGGCCACATCGTTGGGTGCCCTCATTCCGCCGAAATATCACGAAGGCGGATCGAACGCGCTGGTTGCGCGACTGAAAGATCCAAAGACGAAAGAAGCTATCCGCCAGGAACTCGAGAGCGGCAAGGGTTACGAGAACATGTGGCGTGGAGTCGGCGGGCCCGAAGGTGTAATGCTGGTTTCCACGATCGTTCCCGAACTGAAACAGTATGAGGGGCGCACCGTCGCCGATGTAGCTCGCATGCAGCGCAAAGGGCCGTTCGACACGGTCTGCGATCTTCTGATTCAGAGCAAAGATGGGATCGTCGCAGCCTACTTCAGCATGCAGGAGAACGATGTTCGTCTCGCCATGCAACAGCCATGGCTAAGTGTGGGCACCGACTATGGCGCCGTCGCTCCTGACGGACTTCTCGGAGAGTCGAAATCGCATCCGCGCGCGTACGGAAGCTTCACTCGCATTCTGGGAAAATATGTTCGCGAGGAGCATCTCCTTCGACTGGAAGATGCGATCCGCAAATTCACTTGTCTTCCCGCGCAACGCGTGCGTCTCGACCATCGTGGACTCTTGCGCGAGGACTACTTTGCCGATATCACCATTTTCGATCCGGCGAAGGTCCTTGACGTGGGTACGTTCGAATCGCCGAATCGCCCCAGTGTGGGAATCGAGTATGTGTTCGTAAATGGGACCCTCGCACTTGAGCATGAGAAGGCCACTGGTCAGTATGGCGGACGTCCGCTTCGCGGACCTGCCTATCAGGCCAGAGGCATCGCCCCGGAAGGACTTGCGCCGCGTGGAAGCGTTCGAGGTTTCGTGAGCGACACCGAGGGCTGGCCGCTGCCTCGGACCAAGGTTGTACTGACCGACGCGTCGGGAACAGACGTCGGAAGTACGATCTCCGGACGAGAAGGCAAATACGAGATCCCCCTGCAGCAGCCCTGTGAGAATTGCTCACTGATGGCTTCTCGCCCCGGATTTGCCGCGCAGAAGCGTAGTTTGACCTACAACGGATCGAATCCTCTGTGGTTCGGATTTGCCTTGGAGCGCACCCATTAG
- a CDS encoding AAA family ATPase: MSLFSSLPDRETARSASTPLAQRMRPRALDEVVGQEHLLAPGKPLRLQIERDDPGSIIFWGPPGVGKTTLAQIIARVTKADFIEFSAVLSGIKEIKQVMADAAKARDFGTRTIVFVDEIHRFNKAQQDAFLPHVEKGNIRLIGATTENPSFEIISALLSRTRVYVLKPLIDEHIITLLRRALTDNERGLGEMGVTIADDALARIAAYSSGDARSAYNVLEIAAKLAQERAKTGEPATITSDLVADALQKRILLYDKSGEEHYNLISALHKSVRNSDVDASLYWLGRMLASGEDPLYIARRVVRMAVEDIGLASPQALSITLAARDAYDFLGTPEGELALAQAVAYLALAPKSNAIYTAFGAVQEDVEKTAADSVPLHLRNAPTGLMKAFGYGKGYQYAHDLESKVADMQCLPDNLRDRSYFHPTDEGFEHELRKRMEEIVRARQRTKQDSERE; encoded by the coding sequence ATGAGCCTCTTCTCCTCCCTTCCAGATCGGGAAACCGCGCGATCTGCTTCCACTCCGCTCGCCCAGCGCATGCGTCCCCGAGCTCTCGATGAAGTCGTAGGACAGGAGCATTTGCTCGCGCCGGGCAAGCCGCTCCGTTTGCAGATCGAGCGAGACGATCCGGGTTCCATCATCTTCTGGGGTCCTCCCGGAGTGGGAAAGACAACTCTTGCGCAAATCATCGCCCGAGTCACGAAAGCTGATTTCATCGAATTCTCCGCCGTTCTGAGCGGAATCAAAGAGATCAAGCAGGTCATGGCCGACGCCGCCAAAGCCCGCGACTTTGGCACTCGAACGATCGTATTTGTCGATGAAATTCATCGCTTCAACAAAGCCCAACAAGACGCCTTTCTTCCCCACGTCGAAAAGGGCAACATCCGCCTGATCGGCGCAACCACAGAGAATCCTTCATTCGAAATCATCTCGGCACTGCTCTCGCGCACGCGCGTTTATGTTCTGAAGCCGCTCATCGACGAGCACATCATCACGCTGCTGCGTCGCGCACTCACCGACAACGAGCGCGGGCTCGGGGAAATGGGAGTAACCATCGCCGATGATGCTCTAGCCAGAATCGCTGCCTACTCCAGTGGAGACGCCCGCTCCGCCTACAACGTGCTCGAAATCGCCGCGAAGCTCGCCCAAGAGCGAGCCAAAACGGGAGAGCCGGCAACGATTACTTCGGACCTTGTTGCCGACGCTCTGCAGAAGCGCATTTTGCTTTACGACAAGTCCGGCGAAGAGCACTACAACCTGATCTCTGCCCTGCACAAAAGCGTCCGCAACAGCGATGTGGACGCATCGCTATACTGGCTCGGACGCATGCTCGCGTCCGGCGAAGATCCGCTCTACATCGCACGGCGAGTTGTCCGCATGGCAGTCGAAGACATCGGCCTCGCTTCGCCCCAGGCTCTCAGCATTACCCTTGCGGCTCGCGATGCGTATGACTTTCTCGGCACTCCCGAAGGCGAACTCGCGCTGGCGCAAGCCGTGGCCTATCTTGCGTTGGCGCCAAAATCGAACGCAATCTACACCGCGTTTGGAGCGGTTCAGGAAGATGTTGAGAAAACCGCCGCCGATTCTGTACCCCTGCATTTACGCAACGCTCCGACCGGACTCATGAAAGCCTTCGGTTATGGCAAAGGCTATCAGTACGCCCATGACCTCGAATCCAAGGTCGCCGACATGCAATGCCTACCCGACAATCTTCGCGACCGCAGCTACTTCCATCCGACGGATGAAGGCTTCGAGCACGAATTGCGGAAACGGATGGAAGAGATTGTTCGCGCGAGACAGCGAACTAAGCAGGATTCAGAGCGGGAATAA